In Acidobacteriota bacterium, the following proteins share a genomic window:
- a CDS encoding aldehyde dehydrogenase family protein — MTAKYSSTAVQSSEIISINPATLEELARFPIATTDEINAAVARAGAASSAWAALSFRNRARYILKARRALYDRQNEIIQILSDETGKPPFEAITTEILPTLDLMSYFAAKTEKILRDEKFSLAVFRNKRSMITYEPLGVVGIITPWNFPFSLSMGEVVMALMAGNTVVLKPSEYTPMVGDFIRRLFAAAGFPEGVIEVVQGNGATGAALVDASVDKIFFTGSVRTGRRIAEVAAKKLMPVVLELGGKDPMIVCSDAPFERTVKGAVWGAFANCGQICASVERLYVHEKIADKFIPAVVEEVKKLRQGVPDANFTTDIGPMVNEMQLGIVTEHVADAVAKGARVLTGGRRRDDLGGYFFEPTVLIDVTNDMKVMREETFGPVLPIKIVRDEEEAIREANNTNYGLLASVWTSDNEHGRRIARRIQAGTVIINDAVYTNGAAQTPWFGVKESGLGTTHGKAGMYEFVRMKHINWDLFPMKTNMWWYPYTETWYARFKTLMKVLYRWGLRKIA; from the coding sequence ATGACCGCAAAATATTCTTCAACGGCTGTGCAATCATCGGAAATTATTTCCATTAATCCGGCAACACTCGAAGAATTGGCGCGATTTCCGATTGCCACAACGGATGAAATCAATGCCGCAGTCGCGCGCGCGGGCGCTGCCTCATCGGCGTGGGCGGCGCTTTCGTTTCGCAATCGTGCCCGCTACATTTTGAAAGCCCGTCGCGCGCTTTATGACCGGCAAAACGAAATCATTCAAATCTTATCGGATGAAACCGGCAAACCGCCGTTTGAAGCCATCACTACCGAAATTTTACCGACGCTCGATTTGATGAGTTATTTCGCTGCCAAAACCGAAAAGATTTTGCGCGACGAAAAATTTTCCCTCGCCGTCTTTCGCAATAAACGTTCGATGATTACTTACGAACCACTCGGCGTTGTCGGCATCATCACGCCCTGGAATTTTCCTTTCTCGCTTTCGATGGGTGAAGTGGTGATGGCGTTGATGGCTGGCAACACCGTCGTCTTGAAACCTTCGGAATACACACCAATGGTCGGTGATTTCATTCGTCGCTTGTTTGCCGCCGCGGGTTTTCCCGAAGGCGTCATTGAAGTCGTGCAAGGCAATGGCGCGACCGGCGCAGCATTGGTTGACGCGAGCGTCGATAAAATTTTCTTTACGGGTTCAGTCCGCACGGGTAGACGTATTGCCGAAGTCGCTGCCAAAAAACTCATGCCGGTGGTATTGGAACTCGGCGGCAAAGACCCGATGATTGTATGTAGCGATGCGCCGTTTGAACGCACGGTGAAAGGCGCGGTGTGGGGCGCGTTTGCCAATTGTGGGCAAATCTGCGCTTCGGTTGAACGTTTGTATGTTCACGAAAAAATCGCTGACAAATTTATTCCAGCGGTCGTCGAAGAAGTAAAGAAACTCCGTCAGGGCGTGCCCGATGCCAATTTCACGACCGATATTGGCCCGATGGTCAATGAGATGCAACTTGGCATCGTCACCGAGCACGTTGCTGATGCGGTGGCGAAAGGCGCGCGGGTGTTAACCGGCGGACGTCGTCGCGATGATTTAGGCGGATACTTTTTTGAACCGACGGTGCTCATTGATGTGACCAACGATATGAAGGTGATGCGCGAAGAGACTTTTGGTCCGGTGTTGCCAATTAAAATTGTTCGTGATGAAGAAGAAGCCATACGCGAAGCCAACAATACCAATTATGGACTCTTAGCTTCGGTGTGGACTTCGGATAACGAACACGGTCGCCGCATTGCGCGACGCATTCAGGCGGGCACGGTGATTATCAACGACGCGGTTTATACCAACGGCGCGGCGCAAACCCCCTGGTTTGGCGTCAAAGAGAGCGGGCTTGGCACTACACATGGCAAAGCCGGAATGTACGAGTTCGTGCGCATGAAACACATCAATTGGGATTTGTTCCCCATGAAAACCAACATGTGGTGGTATCCTTACACGGAGACCTGGTACGCGAGATTCAAAACCCTGATGAAAGTGTTATACCGCTGGGGACTCAGAAAGATTGCTTGA